DNA from Candidatus Acidiferrales bacterium:
CAATCGGACAATCGGATTATCCGACAAAGGGCAGGGGCTGTCAAGTTCTTGAGTCCGCCTACGAGAGCGGCCATGGCTACCGCTGGTAGCGGCCCATCAATTCGGCTTGGGCAAGGATGTGCCCTTTCATGGCCTTTTCCAATTCGGCCTTGGTCGCGCCCGGCTTGAGGTTGGTTTTGGAATCGAGCGCGTAGAGTTTGAAAAAGTAACGATGCGCGGGCCCCGATGGGGGACAGGGACCGCCGTAGCCAATCTTGCGGAAGTCGTTGCGGCCCTGGCGCGCCCTGCTCGGGAGCTCTTCCTGCTTGGGGACGCCTTCGGCTAGCTCGCGCGTGTTGGCGGGCAAGTCGTAGAGCACCCAGTGGACCCAGGTGCCGACCGGGGCG
Protein-coding regions in this window:
- a CDS encoding YbhB/YbcL family Raf kinase inhibitor-like protein → MALKLTSTAFQPGATIPEKFTCDGPDVSPALAWADPPAGTHSFALIMDDPDAPVGTWVHWVLYDLPANTRELAEGVPKQEELPSRARQGRNDFRKIGYGGPCPPSGPAHRYFFKLYALDSKTNLKPGATKAELEKAMKGHILAQAELMGRYQR